A window of the Lactuca sativa cultivar Salinas chromosome 5, Lsat_Salinas_v11, whole genome shotgun sequence genome harbors these coding sequences:
- the LOC111908020 gene encoding uncharacterized protein LOC111908020 isoform X1, translated as MPFPEEIARLRIPLEDILQATNNFAAQCFIARGGFGNVYKGDLLRPEGLVTVAFKRLDRESEQGSEEFMRNISVLSSYKHENIVSLVGFCDEGDEMIVVYKFVPRGSLDMYVRSAHLTWLQRLQICLGAARGLTYLHFPPTETQIRVIHRDLKSANILLDENWQPKIADFGLSKLHVVSEQSDFLVTNAAGTFGYLDPVYYNTGVLTKESDLYSFGVVLFEILCGRLAYEEGKGFLGPLACCNYCDGTLTEIIDPILRKQMSADSLDLYSAIAYQCLDNDRKQRPTIVEVVQKLEEVLRLQQKFEAALAHQQVADNLKDKHEGEDDFKVKNMDHMKIPLEDIKSATHDFHDDYKIGIGGFGKVYKAKLFHFDFRKYVKQGGYKTVSTVELSSYQRTQSTVAIKRLDRNSGQGTGEFLQEISVLPYFTHKNLVTLVGFCDEDHERILVYEHASNGSLDSHIEKNDIMNCHTWATRLQICLDAAYGLDFLHNGVGEHHRIIHRDIKSSNILLGRNYIGMISDFGLSRIGPSNLQATFLMTQAVGTLAYIDPQYAKTGKLTKESDVYSFGVVLLEALSGRLAHFQLSKDAQEFLPHMAKRCFQQKIVNEIIDSKFKKEFEKAGSPILDDETCPDSIMIFAEIAYKCCKKKREDRPTMAEVVKELEKAFKSHVNGVEALRTTLDDVMSATNNFHDIKEQGQLGEVYSGELSHFRGQNTVTIKRLHHSVDSHGEEFCKEIARLYSYSHENVVPVLGFCEEQGERIVVFEHMVKGSVKQHLTNNSLTWKQRLKICVDAAHGLAYIHSHTEIDQQLIHGDMKSSSILLRDDWKAAISDFIIFRGAGTLGYLDPLYMTTGSMTQKSDVYSFGVILFEILSGRSAVERIKIDQKQQLRELPNDEAQLKSARPTVEEERDVFLAQLAAKSFKTQKIQDIIFHAIKQQIEPQSLEIFSTIAYQCLMKEQEDRPTMAKVVEELEKAFNCQDEWEWEQNLPSDYKKIIQMSKYPVPSTISKKDLHSLFSSGILLNNEKVWFSISMDGSRNEMIPAKRFSYNDVSSLKWRSIQKSRFPKVAKILDISNLNIGVQINAELLTPETMYGAYLVFKFYDRRKVSSRPIYINFKYKKAGETLNAYFAEWKEGGSQWLRVELFRFQSNHRSTDFEFLLVSFSKYYCGIGGIFVEGIEFNAIPMVDLEKNKKLKDGTNMGGVLKTKLEMDSAEQMIADNEEIIKRSGNNVQNASNVELCLLLFKGVLIDNGEKLFSLSEVNGKRCHMLPAKAIIYNSSNIKLCNPPTESRCRFEEVVEILSHQDFRIKCDIETKMLSSDTTYACFLVFKLSKKCRGLKCPVKARDLVPHRKERTKIISFTHPSTVNLDKIKWIPEQREDGWMEVKVWEFNVDNTHNDEFVPMDLRLTCFEGNMSGLIVYGIEFRPIA; from the exons ATGCCCTTCCCCGAAGAAATTGCTCGCTTAAGAATTCCATTGGAAGATATATTACAAGCAACAAACAACTTCGCAGCTCAATGTTTCATTGCACGCGGTGGTTTTGGGAATGTGTACAAAGGAGATCTCTTAAGGCCAGAAGGCCTTGTCACAGTCGCATTCAAACGGCTTGATAGAGAATCTGAACAAGGATCGGAAGAGTTCATGCGTAATATTAGTGTTCTTTCTTCATATAAACATGAAAATATCGTCTCTCTTGTTGGTTTCTGTGACGAGGGAGACGAGATGATCGTTGTCTACAAGTTTGTTCCACGTGGAAGCCTCGACATGTATGTGAGGAGTGCTCACCTCACATGGTTACAGCGCCTCCAAATTTGCCTTGGTGCAGCTCGTGGCTTGACTTATCTTCATTTTCCTCCAACAGAAACCCAAATACGAGTCATTCATCGGGACTTGAAGAGCGCAAATATTCTGTTAGATGAAAATTGGCAGCCAAAGATAGCTGATTTCGGGTTATCGAAATTACATGTAGTAAGTGAGCAGTCTGATTTCCTTGTCACCAATGCTGCTGGCACATTCGGCTACCTGGATCCTGTATACTATAATACTGGTGTTCTAACAAAAGAGTCAGATTTGTACTCTTTTGGGGTTGTATTGTTTGAAATCCTTTGTGGAAGATTAGCATATGAAGAGGGGAAAGGGTTTCTAGGTCCCTTGGCATGCTGCAATTATTGTGACGGAACACTTACTGAGATCATAGATCCCATTCTAAGAAAACAGATGAGCGCAGACTCCTTGGATCTTTATTCAGCTATTGCATACCAATGCCTGGATAATGATAGAAAGCAACGTCCAACGATCGTGGAGGTTGTCCAAAAGCTTGAGGAAGTTTTAAGACTTCAACAGAAATTTGAGGCGGCGTTAGCACATCAACAA GTTGCAGATAATTTGAAAGACAAACATGAAGGTGAAGATGACTTCAAG GTGAAAAACATGGATCATATGAAAATCCCACTAGAAGATATAAAGTCAGCAACTCATGATTTTCACGACGATTATAAAATTGGAATTGGTGGATTTGGGAAAGTTTACAAAGCAAAACTCTTCCACTTCGATTTTAGAAAATATGTTAAACAGGGTGGATATAAGACAGTTTCTACGGTGGAACTCTCAAGCTACCAAAGAACACAAAGCACTGTTGCTATTAAGCGGTTAGATAGGAATTCAGGGCAAGGAACTGGGGAATTCTTACAAGAAATCTCTGTTCTTCCTTACTTTACACACAAAAACCTTGTCACGCTTGTTGGATTTTGTGATGAAGATCATGAGCGTATTCTTGTGTATGagcatgcctcaaatggaagcCTCGATAGTCATATTGAAAAGAATGATATCATGAATTGTCATACATGGGCAACACGTCTTCAGATTTGTCTCGATGCTGCCTATGGGCTCGACTTTCTCCATAACGGTGTTGGAGAACATCATAGGATAATACATCGAGATATAAAGAGCTCCAACATTTTGTTAGGCCGAAACTACATAGGCATGATTAGTGACTTTGGGTTGTCAAGAATTGGCCCCTCAAATCTGCAAGCCACATTTCTTATGACTCAAGCTGTTGGCACACTCGCATATATTGATCCACAGTATGCCAAGACAGGTAAGCTGACAAAGGAGTCTGATGTTTATTCGTTTGGAGTAGTTTTGTTGGAAGCATTGAGTGGAAGACTGGCACATTTCCAATTGTCCAAAGATGCCCAAGAATTTCTACCTCACATGGCTAAACGCTGCTTCCAACAAAAAATTGTGAACGAAATTATTGATTCAAAGTTCAAGAAAGAGTTTGAGAAAGCCGGCTCTCCCATTCTGGATGATGAAACATGCCCAGACTCCATAATGATATTTGCAGAAATTGCATATAAATGTTGCAAAAAAAAACGGGAGGACCGTCCCACAATGGCTGAGGTTGTGAAAGAACTTGAGAAAGCATTCAAGTCTCAT GTGAACGGGGTAGAAGCCCTTAGAACGACACTTGATGATGTTATGTCTGCTACAAACAATTTCCATGATATTAAAGAGCAAGGACAACTGGGGGAGGTTTACTCTGGGGAACTTTCTCACTTCAGAGGACAGAACACAGTTACCATAAAACGGCTCCATCACTCAGTGGATTCACATGGAGAAGAATTTTGTAAGGAGATTGCAAGGCTTTATAGTTATAGCCATGAGAATGTTGTTCCAGTTTTAGGATTTTGTGAAGAACAAGGTGAGAGGATTGTTGTTTTTGAGCACATGGTTAAAGGAAGTGTAAAACAGCATCTGACCAATAATAGTCTAACATGGAAACAACGGCTCAAGATATGTGTTGATGCTGCACATGGGTTAGCTTACATTCATAGTCATACTGAAATCGATCAACAGTTGATTCATGGTGACATGAAAAGCAGTAGCATTCTTCTTAGGGACGATTGGAAAGCTGCTATTTCTGATTTCATCATATTCCGAGGTGCAGGCACTTTAGGTTATCTTGATCCACTCTATATGACCACAGGCTCCATGACACAAAAATCGGATGTGTATTCTTTTGGGGTTATTTTATTTGAGATCTTATCGGGAAGATCAGCAGTTGAAAGGATCAAAATTGATCAGAAACAACAGCTTCGTGAACTCCCAAATGATGAAGCTCAACTGAAAAGTGCAAGACCAACAGTTGAAGAAGAGCGTGATGTCTTTCTTGCACAGTTGGCAGCAAAAAGcttcaaaacccaaaaaataCAGGATATTATCTTTCATGCTATAAAACAACAAATTGAACCACAATCGTTGGAGATATTTTCAACCATTGCCTATCAATGCTTGATGAAAGAGCAGGAGGATCGCCCAACAATGGCTAAGGTTGTAGAGGAACTTGAAAAGGCCTTCAATTGCCAA GATGAGTGGGAATGGGAACAAAATCTGCCATCGGATTATAAGAAAATAATCCAAATGTCAAAATATCCGGTGCCCTCCACAATCTCAAAGAAGGACCTCCATTCCTTATTTTCTTCAGGAATCCTCCTTAACAATGAAAAAGTG TGGTTTTCAATAAGCAtggatggatcaagaaatgaaatGATACCGGCCAAAAGATTTTCATACAATGATGTTTCTTCTCTGAAGTGGAGATCCATTCAAAAATCAAG ATTTCCAAAGGTAGCAAAGATCTTGGACATCTCAAATCTTAATATTGGAGTTCAGATAAATGCTGAGTTGTTAACTCCAGAGACAATGTATGGAGCTTACCTAGTTTTCAAGTTTTATGATCGAAGAAAGGTTTCCAGCAGGCCGATATACATAAACTTTAAATATAAAAAGGCAGGTGAAACCTTAAATGCATATTTTGCAGAGTGGAAAGAAGGTGGAAGCCAGTGGTTGAGAGTTGAATTATTTCGGTTTCAGAGTAATCACAGAAGTACTGATTTTGAATTTCTACTAGTAAGCTTTTCAAAGTATTATTGTGGCATAGGGGGAATATTTGTTGAAGGCATAGAGTTTAACGCCATTCCAATG GTGGacttagaaaaaaataaaaaattgaaggATGGAACAAACATGGGAGGAGTCTTGAAAACAAAGTTGGAGATGGACTCAGCAGAACAAATGATAGCCGATAATGAAGAAATTATTAAGAGGTCTGGAAACAATGTCCAAAATGCCTCCAATGTAGAGCTGTGCTTACTTCTTTTCAAAGGAGTTCTAATTGACAATGGTGAAAAG TTATTCTCCCTAAGTGAAGTCAACGGGAAGAGATGTCATATGCTACCTGCAAAAGCAATTATATACAACTCTTCAAATATAAAGTTGTGCAACCCTCCAACCGAATCCAG GTGCAGATTTGAAGAGGTTGTTGAGATTCTATCTCACCAGGATTTTCGTATCAAATGTGACATTGAGACCAAAATGCTCTCATCAGATACAACCTATGCTTGTTTCCTTGTGTTCAAACTTTCAAAAAAATGTCGTGGGCTCAAGTGCCCAGTGAAAGCACGTGATCTAGTACCCCATAGAAAGGAAAGAACCAAAATCATTTCTTTCACTCACCCAAGCACAGTGAATTTGGACAAAATCAAATGGATTCCAGAACAGAGAGAAGATGGATGGATGGAGGTTAAAGTGTGGGAATTTAACGTTGATAACACGCATAATGATGAGTTTGTTCCTATGGATTTGAGACTGACATGTTTTGAAGGAAATATGTCTGGGCTTATTGTGTATGGAATTGAGTTCCGTCCTATAGCATAA
- the LOC111908020 gene encoding uncharacterized protein LOC111908020 isoform X3, with translation MPFPEEIARLRIPLEDILQATNNFAAQCFIARGGFGNVYKGDLLRPEGLVTVAFKRLDRESEQGSEEFMRNISVLSSYKHENIVSLVGFCDEGDEMIVVYKFVPRGSLDMYVRSAHLTWLQRLQICLGAARGLTYLHFPPTETQIRVIHRDLKSANILLDENWQPKIADFGLSKLHVVSEQSDFLVTNAAGTFGYLDPVYYNTGVLTKESDLYSFGVVLFEILCGRLAYEEGKGFLGPLACCNYCDGTLTEIIDPILRKQMSADSLDLYSAIAYQCLDNDRKQRPTIVEVVQKLEEVLRLQQKFEAALAHQQVADNLKDKHEGEDDFKVKNMDHMKIPLEDIKSATHDFHDDYKIGIGGFGKVYKAKLFHFDFRKYVKQGGYKTVSTVELSSYQRTQSTVAIKRLDRNSGQGTGEFLQEISVLPYFTHKNLVTLVGFCDEDHERILVYEHASNGSLDSHIEKNDIMNCHTWATRLQICLDAAYGLDFLHNGVGEHHRIIHRDIKSSNILLGRNYIGMISDFGLSRIGPSNLQATFLMTQAVGTLAYIDPQYAKTGKLTKESDVYSFGVVLLEALSGRLAHFQLSKDAQEFLPHMAKRCFQQKIVNEIIDSKFKKEFEKAGSPILDDETCPDSIMIFAEIAYKCCKKKREDRPTMAEVVKELEKAFKSHVNGVEALRTTLDDVMSATNNFHDIKEQGQLGEVYSGELSHFRGQNTVTIKRLHHSVDSHGEEFCKEIARLYSYSHENVVPVLGFCEEQGERIVVFEHMVKGSVKQHLTNNSLTWKQRLKICVDAAHGLAYIHSHTEIDQQLIHGDMKSSSILLRDDWKAAISDFIIFRGAGTLGYLDPLYMTTGSMTQKSDVYSFGVILFEILSGRSAVERIKIDQKQQLRELPNDEAQLKSARPTVEEERDVFLAQLAAKSFKTQKIQDIIFHAIKQQIEPQSLEIFSTIAYQCLMKEQEDRPTMAKVVEELEKAFNCQDEWEWEQNLPSDYKKIIQMSKYPVPSTISKKDLHSLFSSGILLNNEKVWFSISMDGSRNEMIPAKRFSYNDVSSLKWRSIQKSRFPKVAKILDISNLNIGVQINAELLTPETMYGAYLVFKFYDRRKVSSRPIYINFKYKKAGETLNAYFAEWKEGGSQWLRVELFRFQSNHRSTDFEFLLVSFSKYYCGIGGIFVEGIEFNAIPMVDLEKNKKLKDGTNMGGVLKTKLEMDSAEQMIADNEEIIKRSGNNVQNASNVELCLLLFKGVLIDNGEKLFSLSEVNGKRCHMLPAKAIIYNSSNIKLCNPPTESRFEEVVEILSHQDFRIKCDIETKMLSSDTTYACFLVFKLSKKCRGLKCPVKARDLVPHRKERTKIISFTHPSTVNLDKIKWIPEQREDGWMEVKVWEFNVDNTHNDEFVPMDLRLTCFEGNMSGLIVYGIEFRPIA, from the exons ATGCCCTTCCCCGAAGAAATTGCTCGCTTAAGAATTCCATTGGAAGATATATTACAAGCAACAAACAACTTCGCAGCTCAATGTTTCATTGCACGCGGTGGTTTTGGGAATGTGTACAAAGGAGATCTCTTAAGGCCAGAAGGCCTTGTCACAGTCGCATTCAAACGGCTTGATAGAGAATCTGAACAAGGATCGGAAGAGTTCATGCGTAATATTAGTGTTCTTTCTTCATATAAACATGAAAATATCGTCTCTCTTGTTGGTTTCTGTGACGAGGGAGACGAGATGATCGTTGTCTACAAGTTTGTTCCACGTGGAAGCCTCGACATGTATGTGAGGAGTGCTCACCTCACATGGTTACAGCGCCTCCAAATTTGCCTTGGTGCAGCTCGTGGCTTGACTTATCTTCATTTTCCTCCAACAGAAACCCAAATACGAGTCATTCATCGGGACTTGAAGAGCGCAAATATTCTGTTAGATGAAAATTGGCAGCCAAAGATAGCTGATTTCGGGTTATCGAAATTACATGTAGTAAGTGAGCAGTCTGATTTCCTTGTCACCAATGCTGCTGGCACATTCGGCTACCTGGATCCTGTATACTATAATACTGGTGTTCTAACAAAAGAGTCAGATTTGTACTCTTTTGGGGTTGTATTGTTTGAAATCCTTTGTGGAAGATTAGCATATGAAGAGGGGAAAGGGTTTCTAGGTCCCTTGGCATGCTGCAATTATTGTGACGGAACACTTACTGAGATCATAGATCCCATTCTAAGAAAACAGATGAGCGCAGACTCCTTGGATCTTTATTCAGCTATTGCATACCAATGCCTGGATAATGATAGAAAGCAACGTCCAACGATCGTGGAGGTTGTCCAAAAGCTTGAGGAAGTTTTAAGACTTCAACAGAAATTTGAGGCGGCGTTAGCACATCAACAA GTTGCAGATAATTTGAAAGACAAACATGAAGGTGAAGATGACTTCAAG GTGAAAAACATGGATCATATGAAAATCCCACTAGAAGATATAAAGTCAGCAACTCATGATTTTCACGACGATTATAAAATTGGAATTGGTGGATTTGGGAAAGTTTACAAAGCAAAACTCTTCCACTTCGATTTTAGAAAATATGTTAAACAGGGTGGATATAAGACAGTTTCTACGGTGGAACTCTCAAGCTACCAAAGAACACAAAGCACTGTTGCTATTAAGCGGTTAGATAGGAATTCAGGGCAAGGAACTGGGGAATTCTTACAAGAAATCTCTGTTCTTCCTTACTTTACACACAAAAACCTTGTCACGCTTGTTGGATTTTGTGATGAAGATCATGAGCGTATTCTTGTGTATGagcatgcctcaaatggaagcCTCGATAGTCATATTGAAAAGAATGATATCATGAATTGTCATACATGGGCAACACGTCTTCAGATTTGTCTCGATGCTGCCTATGGGCTCGACTTTCTCCATAACGGTGTTGGAGAACATCATAGGATAATACATCGAGATATAAAGAGCTCCAACATTTTGTTAGGCCGAAACTACATAGGCATGATTAGTGACTTTGGGTTGTCAAGAATTGGCCCCTCAAATCTGCAAGCCACATTTCTTATGACTCAAGCTGTTGGCACACTCGCATATATTGATCCACAGTATGCCAAGACAGGTAAGCTGACAAAGGAGTCTGATGTTTATTCGTTTGGAGTAGTTTTGTTGGAAGCATTGAGTGGAAGACTGGCACATTTCCAATTGTCCAAAGATGCCCAAGAATTTCTACCTCACATGGCTAAACGCTGCTTCCAACAAAAAATTGTGAACGAAATTATTGATTCAAAGTTCAAGAAAGAGTTTGAGAAAGCCGGCTCTCCCATTCTGGATGATGAAACATGCCCAGACTCCATAATGATATTTGCAGAAATTGCATATAAATGTTGCAAAAAAAAACGGGAGGACCGTCCCACAATGGCTGAGGTTGTGAAAGAACTTGAGAAAGCATTCAAGTCTCAT GTGAACGGGGTAGAAGCCCTTAGAACGACACTTGATGATGTTATGTCTGCTACAAACAATTTCCATGATATTAAAGAGCAAGGACAACTGGGGGAGGTTTACTCTGGGGAACTTTCTCACTTCAGAGGACAGAACACAGTTACCATAAAACGGCTCCATCACTCAGTGGATTCACATGGAGAAGAATTTTGTAAGGAGATTGCAAGGCTTTATAGTTATAGCCATGAGAATGTTGTTCCAGTTTTAGGATTTTGTGAAGAACAAGGTGAGAGGATTGTTGTTTTTGAGCACATGGTTAAAGGAAGTGTAAAACAGCATCTGACCAATAATAGTCTAACATGGAAACAACGGCTCAAGATATGTGTTGATGCTGCACATGGGTTAGCTTACATTCATAGTCATACTGAAATCGATCAACAGTTGATTCATGGTGACATGAAAAGCAGTAGCATTCTTCTTAGGGACGATTGGAAAGCTGCTATTTCTGATTTCATCATATTCCGAGGTGCAGGCACTTTAGGTTATCTTGATCCACTCTATATGACCACAGGCTCCATGACACAAAAATCGGATGTGTATTCTTTTGGGGTTATTTTATTTGAGATCTTATCGGGAAGATCAGCAGTTGAAAGGATCAAAATTGATCAGAAACAACAGCTTCGTGAACTCCCAAATGATGAAGCTCAACTGAAAAGTGCAAGACCAACAGTTGAAGAAGAGCGTGATGTCTTTCTTGCACAGTTGGCAGCAAAAAGcttcaaaacccaaaaaataCAGGATATTATCTTTCATGCTATAAAACAACAAATTGAACCACAATCGTTGGAGATATTTTCAACCATTGCCTATCAATGCTTGATGAAAGAGCAGGAGGATCGCCCAACAATGGCTAAGGTTGTAGAGGAACTTGAAAAGGCCTTCAATTGCCAA GATGAGTGGGAATGGGAACAAAATCTGCCATCGGATTATAAGAAAATAATCCAAATGTCAAAATATCCGGTGCCCTCCACAATCTCAAAGAAGGACCTCCATTCCTTATTTTCTTCAGGAATCCTCCTTAACAATGAAAAAGTG TGGTTTTCAATAAGCAtggatggatcaagaaatgaaatGATACCGGCCAAAAGATTTTCATACAATGATGTTTCTTCTCTGAAGTGGAGATCCATTCAAAAATCAAG ATTTCCAAAGGTAGCAAAGATCTTGGACATCTCAAATCTTAATATTGGAGTTCAGATAAATGCTGAGTTGTTAACTCCAGAGACAATGTATGGAGCTTACCTAGTTTTCAAGTTTTATGATCGAAGAAAGGTTTCCAGCAGGCCGATATACATAAACTTTAAATATAAAAAGGCAGGTGAAACCTTAAATGCATATTTTGCAGAGTGGAAAGAAGGTGGAAGCCAGTGGTTGAGAGTTGAATTATTTCGGTTTCAGAGTAATCACAGAAGTACTGATTTTGAATTTCTACTAGTAAGCTTTTCAAAGTATTATTGTGGCATAGGGGGAATATTTGTTGAAGGCATAGAGTTTAACGCCATTCCAATG GTGGacttagaaaaaaataaaaaattgaaggATGGAACAAACATGGGAGGAGTCTTGAAAACAAAGTTGGAGATGGACTCAGCAGAACAAATGATAGCCGATAATGAAGAAATTATTAAGAGGTCTGGAAACAATGTCCAAAATGCCTCCAATGTAGAGCTGTGCTTACTTCTTTTCAAAGGAGTTCTAATTGACAATGGTGAAAAG TTATTCTCCCTAAGTGAAGTCAACGGGAAGAGATGTCATATGCTACCTGCAAAAGCAATTATATACAACTCTTCAAATATAAAGTTGTGCAACCCTCCAACCGAATCCAG ATTTGAAGAGGTTGTTGAGATTCTATCTCACCAGGATTTTCGTATCAAATGTGACATTGAGACCAAAATGCTCTCATCAGATACAACCTATGCTTGTTTCCTTGTGTTCAAACTTTCAAAAAAATGTCGTGGGCTCAAGTGCCCAGTGAAAGCACGTGATCTAGTACCCCATAGAAAGGAAAGAACCAAAATCATTTCTTTCACTCACCCAAGCACAGTGAATTTGGACAAAATCAAATGGATTCCAGAACAGAGAGAAGATGGATGGATGGAGGTTAAAGTGTGGGAATTTAACGTTGATAACACGCATAATGATGAGTTTGTTCCTATGGATTTGAGACTGACATGTTTTGAAGGAAATATGTCTGGGCTTATTGTGTATGGAATTGAGTTCCGTCCTATAGCATAA